The genomic DNA ATCTTTCTTTGATCTTCTGGCAGTTTTTCACAAGCCTCAATTGCATTGTCAATGCTGTTTGCAAAAACTGCGCACAGATCTACAGCCTGAACAGGCATTTTCTGCGGTACCGACATTTCTATATCCATTCTGATATTGTTTTGCTCCATAACTGCTTTTTTTGCAGCCATAACAATATTGACTACATTGTTTTCATAGGACCTCTGCGCATGTTCCATGGCCGGAGAAAAAATAAGCTCGTTTATGTACTCTTGTAATTCCGGCTCCTTCAGTGCCGACATTGTCTGAAGATGGTTTGCCATGTCATGCCGCAGACGCCTAACCTGAAACTGCTCCTGTTCCAGATTTCTATAATACAACCGGTTCATTTCATAAAAGCTTTTTTCCTGTTCAAGCTTTTGTTGTCGAGCAAGTACCACCACCGCCCACAGAAGCCCGAAGGAAGAAAGCGTGACCACCAGGAGTAAAAGAAAGCCTTGAATATTATCGGATAACCTGTCGATATCATGGCTCAGCAAAACTGTAATCAGTGTTGCTGCAAAAGGCGTTAGTGTCAGGACATCGATAAGCGCCCATAATCTCGGGGGCAGATTATATTCCTGTTTCGGAGCAAACCGCCTCAATGAGAAATAAACACCAAGCCACAACAGAAGGCGAAGATAGTGTGATATATCCCACAGCATAAAAGAACTGTCCACAAGTGCATTAAAAGACAGCCCAAGACTTGCAAAAATTAAAGTAATCGACAGACATTGAAGCCAATCAGCTTCGCAACATAGAAAGACTGCCAAACCAAATGGTATCAGGGCACCCGGGAGATTCGTACGGTCGCCAATATAAATAACCATTCCGACAAACAGCCAGCAGCCAATGTACATCACCGGTTTAGCCCAGCGCTTTCCGCGGATCGGAAGAAAATGTTCTAGAGAAACAAGCATAATATATGGTGCAAAAAAGCCACAGACATAATCGAGTATTCTAAAAACTATTTTTGCGACACTCACGGCTGAGCTTCGCCTCCGATCATATTCCGGGCCAGCGCCGCCATGGCGGGCTTTTGCAAAGTCCGACTAATGGGCAGGCGGGTATCACCTACAGTGACATTGTTTTTCTCAATTTTAGAAACTGCCCCCGCACGAACAAGGTAACGTTGATGAATGCGGACAAAGCCGGAACCGAGTGATGCTTCTGCGTCATCCAGTCTGCCATAAAAAGAATATTCACGGGCTTCTGTAAATACCTTGACCAGACGTTTATCACTATATAAATAAAGGATATCCTTCTTGGCAATGCGGTACAAGCCTTCTGAATTATGTACGATAAAAGTTTGAGGTTGCTGACATTCGAGAAGCTTTTGGGCACGAACAAGCACCTGTGAAAGCTTATCTTCTTTAATCGGTTTTACGAGATAATCCATCGCACCCACGGCATAACCGTCAAAAACAAAGTCGGCATATCCTGTGACAAATACAAGCATTAGATTTGTGTACTGCTGCCGGATTTGTTTTGCCGCTTCCATCCCGGAAATTCCGCCTAGTTCAACATCCAAAAAAAGCAGGTCTAATTCTCCGGAGTGTTTTGTCAGCCAATTGACGACACCCTCTCCAGAGGAAAAATCGTATATAACTTTCCCCTCGTCTTCCTTAAGAAAACGTTCCAGTGAAAGGCGGAGCGTATCCCGTGCAGCGATTTCATCATCGCAGATCCCTATCCGAAGCATTTCATCACCTTCTATACCTGTTTAATCTTATCATAGAGCCGCCAAAATAAAAACATGCTGTTCATATCCGACTGCAAATCATTACATCAGGGCGGCAAAACTTTACAAACTTATCAACTCAATGCAAAACCTTTCAAATTTACAGCAAGATATGCCATAGCAAAATCCGTTAACCGCTTTACTGAGGTAGGATAGTTGCACAGAAAGGTGGTTTTATTATGCTTCAGGTAAAAGACCTGCGCAAATCATACAAAATGGGGACATATGAGGTACTCAAAGGTGTAAACCTGACGGTGGCACAGGGCGAGTTTGTCGCTGTTATGGGGCCTTCCGGTTCGGGTAAAACAACTCTCTTAAATTGTATTTCCTGCTACATTCCTTTTGATGGAGGGCAAATTACTCTGGGAGAACAGGAATTGAAAAACTTAAACGAGGATTCCCTTGCCAAAGTCCGCAATCAAAAACTTGGTTTTGTTTTTCAGGATTTTATGCTGCTCGATGGTCTTAGCGTTCTGGATAATATCCTGCTGCCGCGCATTATAAGGGGAGATACAAGCAAAGCAATGGAACAGCGCGGGGACGAGCTCTGCGAGTTTTTTGGGATTGGCCATATTAAAAGCAAGTATCCCGCCGAGATATCCGGGGGCGAGAAGCAGCGGGCTGCGGTTGCACGTGCCCTGATCAACGAACCGTTGATGATCTTGGCCGATGAACCGACCGGAAATCTGGACTCGAAGTCAAGCCGCGCCGTGATTTCCTCCTTCGAGGACGCACGAAATAAGCTTTCCGCCACGATTTTTATGGTAACGCACGATAACTTCGCAGCATCTTTCTGTGACAGGGTCGTCATATTGAGGGACGGCGCTGTTTACAGGAGCTTGGAAAAGAAGGAAAAAGAACGTGGAGCGTTTCAGGATGAACTGCTTAAGGCAATTAAGGAAATGAGCGGTGATGTGGCATGAAGACCTTTGGAGAAATAAATGCCGCGCTTCGCCGCCAAAACAGAAAAAACCATCTGCTGCTTGTTTCTTGTATCTTCTTTTCCGTCCTGTTGATTACCGTCTACGTATCCATGATGCGCTCGCCTACCGTTCTCGCAATATTGCCCGAAGGAGGCGACTCTCGCAAGCAAGTGATGATGATCTTTGTACTTGCCGTTGTTGGATGCGGCGTTTTTACGACTTACGCCGCTTCGCTTTTTTTCCGATATAAATCTCGTGAGGTCGGTATTTTTATGGCGCTCGGCGCTTCACGCGGTCAGATACGTAGACAGCTTTTTAAAGAACTGGCGCTTATCTCAATAGGTGCCTGTCTTATTGGCGCATTGCTTGGTACTCCGCTGGCATGGTGCATCTGGCAACTTTTTCGTCTTCTCCTTGTAGATACGCAGGAGATGTCCTTATACTTTGACCCTCAGGCTTATCTGATTGCGGTTGCGTTCTCATTTTTTGTACTTTTTTCGCTGTTAATTATGGGCAAGCGGTTTATCGGACGAACCAACATTATTGACGTCTTAAACGAACAGCGTAAAAGCGAACCAATTCATGATGCTAAGCCATGGTGCGGTCCCGTGGGAATTTTGCTTATAATTGTTGGTGGATTTGGAGGATATTTTTTGCCGACTTTCTTCGTAAAGGTTCTTCGCTGGTATCCGCCCGTCTGGACTAATATTGCTTATCTGCCACTTTTTATTGGCCTTTACATGGTATTGATCCATACTGTTGTACGGGGATGGAGGCAGGGCAAGAATAGGTATAATAACATCATTACACACAGCATGATGAAATTTCAGGGCAGGCAGACGGTAAATAACATGCTTGTCATAACGATTTTGATTGCCGGAACATATTTTGCCGCTTTTTATTCACCGATGCTCGGGACGGGTGCAATTCGGGAGACAGACAGCCG from Bacillota bacterium includes the following:
- a CDS encoding GHKL domain-containing protein, with amino-acid sequence MSVAKIVFRILDYVCGFFAPYIMLVSLEHFLPIRGKRWAKPVMYIGCWLFVGMVIYIGDRTNLPGALIPFGLAVFLCCEADWLQCLSITLIFASLGLSFNALVDSSFMLWDISHYLRLLLWLGVYFSLRRFAPKQEYNLPPRLWALIDVLTLTPFAATLITVLLSHDIDRLSDNIQGFLLLLVVTLSSFGLLWAVVVLARQQKLEQEKSFYEMNRLYYRNLEQEQFQVRRLRHDMANHLQTMSALKEPELQEYINELIFSPAMEHAQRSYENNVVNIVMAAKKAVMEQNNIRMDIEMSVPQKMPVQAVDLCAVFANSIDNAIEACEKLPEDQRKISIKARTDKGLFVLQVQNPVKGKTVMGNGMLITTKQNSEAHGFGLAGIREIAVRYGGSVDITDDEGQFTLLVYFPLD
- a CDS encoding LytTR family DNA-binding domain-containing protein encodes the protein MLRIGICDDEIAARDTLRLSLERFLKEDEGKVIYDFSSGEGVVNWLTKHSGELDLLFLDVELGGISGMEAAKQIRQQYTNLMLVFVTGYADFVFDGYAVGAMDYLVKPIKEDKLSQVLVRAQKLLECQQPQTFIVHNSEGLYRIAKKDILYLYSDKRLVKVFTEAREYSFYGRLDDAEASLGSGFVRIHQRYLVRAGAVSKIEKNNVTVGDTRLPISRTLQKPAMAALARNMIGGEAQP
- a CDS encoding ABC transporter ATP-binding protein, with product MLQVKDLRKSYKMGTYEVLKGVNLTVAQGEFVAVMGPSGSGKTTLLNCISCYIPFDGGQITLGEQELKNLNEDSLAKVRNQKLGFVFQDFMLLDGLSVLDNILLPRIIRGDTSKAMEQRGDELCEFFGIGHIKSKYPAEISGGEKQRAAVARALINEPLMILADEPTGNLDSKSSRAVISSFEDARNKLSATIFMVTHDNFAASFCDRVVILRDGAVYRSLEKKEKERGAFQDELLKAIKEMSGDVA
- a CDS encoding ABC transporter permease, which produces MKTFGEINAALRRQNRKNHLLLVSCIFFSVLLITVYVSMMRSPTVLAILPEGGDSRKQVMMIFVLAVVGCGVFTTYAASLFFRYKSREVGIFMALGASRGQIRRQLFKELALISIGACLIGALLGTPLAWCIWQLFRLLLVDTQEMSLYFDPQAYLIAVAFSFFVLFSLLIMGKRFIGRTNIIDVLNEQRKSEPIHDAKPWCGPVGILLIIVGGFGGYFLPTFFVKVLRWYPPVWTNIAYLPLFIGLYMVLIHTVVRGWRQGKNRYNNIITHSMMKFQGRQTVNNMLVITILIAGTYFAAFYSPMLGTGAIRETDSRPVDYAFHYRADQNMLTRYDIEKMAFGNNVMITSWKDIKFAVLGQDGKQEIDDVGGKFHYEHRELNGEGNYISASSFNLMTGQNINIIPGKFAAVVAEDGTGEDRIPVDATKLTNITTRKTLSVSFQEYLHYDMMASSYYVLNDSDFERITGGLADEW